In Eremothecium gossypii ATCC 10895 chromosome IV, complete sequence, the genomic stretch GTTGGTCACAACCACCAGGTAGTAGCAGTCCGTGAATCGTATAAACCCCAGAAGCCCGTGCCCGGTCAGTTTCTTGTTCAGGCCGTCTTTCTCGGACTCCTCAATATTCCGCAGGATCTTCATCACGTCGCCTCGCGTGAAGAAGACGTTGTCTTCCACTACAAGCAACACATCCTTCGGCTTCGTGAGGTCGATTTCAAGGATCCGAAACATAGTCTCACGCTTGTTGCTTCCTACAATATACATCCTCTTACTCGTCTCATAGATTGTATATTTGGTCATCGTAAACTTCTTAATCTTCCGCTGTTTCGGCAGTCCAGGGAGTAATGAATTCATTGATTTATGAGCCAGGGATGCCGCCCCGGTCCCGGCCAGGTCCACAAACTGCATCCTTGGATACTGCTGTCCTAAATTCAGTCGAAAACCCAGCCCGAACGTAGCTATAGCTTCTACTCCGCCTCGCCCCCCTCAGCTACAAGTCAACAAAGGTAGTTTGAGACGGAGTAGTGTCCAGCAGCATAGTACAGCTTATATGTCTGGTGAAAAATTTCTGTGAACTGACAGCCAACATCGAACACATCGCATCGCATCGCCGGACTACATAAGCTAGCACGCCACTAAGCACTTAGAATTATGTCAAGCATGCCAGTACACATTGAGCGACCTGCGGAACTGACCGCAAAACAGAGACTGCAGCTGGAGAAGAAAGTGCGCAGCATGAAATATGCGGATTTAGCCGTGCAAGGAACAAATACGTCGTCAATTGCCTCGAAACGGTCAGTCGAGAGGCTCTACGCGGATGTTTTGGGTACCAAAGTCCAAGGGAGCAATGGACAACCCAGGGAATATTTTAAATACTTTGTCAGCAAGCCGCTGCGCAGATCGCCGTGCATCAACCGGGGTTACTGGCTCCGCCTGATGGCCATACGGACAAGCCTAAGGTGCATTGCAGAAGGAACAGGCCAGCGGGACATTTTGGTTGTGAACCTGGGGTGCGGGTACGATCCTCTTCCGTTCCAGCTACTAGATCACACGGACGACGCGCAATCGGAGTTTGACGACAGGATGTCGTTCGTGGATGTCGATTATCCGGATTTGATTGCCAAAAAGTTAGAGATTGTTAAGAATACTCCTGAACTACAGCACATCCTTGGTGGCGCTGCGGGGGATGCTGCGGGCCCAGTGGTGTACCGTACAGCGAAGTACATGGCGGCCGCGTGCGATTTGAACGATAGCGCGGCGTTTGGAGCTTTAACAGAAAGCTTCCACCCTCGATCAGACGAGGTGGTTGTATTTATCGCAGAAGTTTCGCTGGCGTACATGCGGCCTGAGAGGGCGGACGCCATAATCGAAGCCTGCGGGAGGATTCCAAACTCTCACTTCATTCTACTAGAGCAGCTGCTACCTGCAGGAGAGCACTCTCCATTCTCGCGCACTATGTTAAGCCACTTCAAGTCCAATGATTCACCACTGCAGTCTGTGAGCAGTTATCCCACAATATCAGAACAGGAGGTCAGGTTCAAACGTCTGGGCTTCAAGAATGTGAATGCTGGTGACATGCACCAGTTATGGCGCTCGCTGGATAAGGAATTAGTTTCGAAGGTGCAAGCTGTTGAACCATTcgacgagctggaggagtTCTATCTTTTCTGCCATCATTATATTATAGCACATGCAACCAATGATCTAAGCTTTCGTTTTGGTCCAAAGTACGCCTTCCCCCAAGTTCCCCAGTCCCCCTCCAAAAGCTGCTCATCAAATTCACCAATGGAACTAGTGACAGCAGTTGACACTGACTTACTCCAGCGCAAGTTCGGGGCTTCTGTGGTAGTGGACTCGGACACTATACTCTTCTCTTTCGGATGCCTCCACAATAAGTTGGAGAACATATTGGTCATGGGTGACCACGACGGGGCCTTTAAGATTAGCAAGGGGCCTGCTCCACCCGCGCGCATGTGCCACACTTTTACTAAGCTCGATGATAGAACCATCTTTCTGGTTGGGGGGAGACAATCACCAACAAAGCCACTTGGAGATGCCTGGCTACTAAAATTGCGGGATGGCGAGTGGCACTGGGAGATGTGTGCTCCATTGATGTATCCAAGGTTTAGACACAACTGCGTTAATGTTGGTAAAGGTAAGGCTCTTATATACGGAGGAGAAACAGATGGTGCTACATTTCTGATATACGACTGTGAGAGTAACACGTACTATGAGCCCGTCTATCCTCGGACCTTCCCGCGGAAAGTATCCGCTGCGATGTGCTATGATTTCCAAAGCAATCGCGGGTACATCCTGGGCGGGGCACTTGACAACATGGAGGTGGATGATACTTTATGCACTTTTGCTTTTGACGCCCGCACTAACAGCATTGAAATCTTGGAAACATCGAGCCATCCCTTGTACCAGCGTTACGGCGCGAAATCAGTCGTACGAGAGGCAGGCCACATGCTAATAGTCGGCGGTGTTTCGCCGCATATGCTCTTTAATGATACAACTAGTATTATTGAGGTAGAGCTGACCACCAACAAAGTTAACTGCCTCCAGATACCGAGCTCTCTCTGGAAGAATCATGCCCAACTTTTAGTTGGGTTTGAGCTGCAGATAATGTCCGATGGTACAGTGTTGATAttcggcggcggcgcagtGTGTTATGGGTTTGGCGCGGCGTGGAATGGGATCCTTAGACTGGGACGTGAGACCATTGCTGCCATTCCCTTGCGCATATTATAAACGTCTGGGGGTAAGCATGATGACTATCTAAAAGTTTGGGGGTACGCACGATGGCTATCATGGCACAATGCATTTACTATGTATAACCAGAGATCACTTCTGTTTCCCGCTCTTAATATTCACAATTTTCAGTGCCAAAGGGAAGAGTGCCGCATTCAGAACAGTCCACGCAACCAATACAACATACGCGACTTTCAAATAGCCTCTGTCAGTGTCAAACAATAACACCTTGTAGCATTCTCTGGCATTGTAAATCGGCGTGATATACCCGTACTTGTAGAAGTCATTCGCCAAGTGCAGGCTGTAGAAGGTGGGGGTGATATTGAACACTATCCAGAACATTAGCCAGAAACCAACGAATCGCGGACAGTACTCAAATATTACACTGATTACATTTTCATTAGCCCCGCCAAGTGCGGTCATGAATAGCCAAGTTGTCATCCAGAAGACAAGGAACCCGGCACGCCCGTATGCTTTCTCCATGTCAAGATGGTATATAATTGGGACGATAGAGTAGAATAGAGAGAGCAGCAGGTACGAGGCATATGACACAATGTAGCGGTACAATAGAAGATGCGACGTTCGCAGGAGCAGTGAAAGCTCCGTGTGTAAGGCGCTGATCATCGCCAGCTGGAAAAAGGTGAGCAGAAGACATATAATCATGCCCACTTGTAATATCCCGTACAAGGAGGGATCATAGAAGGGCCCTAGGTCGACGTAGCTCCACCGCATGCTACCGGCCGCCACTATATTGGACCCTGTGGAAGACAAGTCAATTGTATTGGCGCGCTCACGCAGCTCGCCCGGAAGCCACGTGTCAAGGTAGTATGCACGGAAGTTGGCCTCCAGTGTCTCCATCAGCTTCCGCACACTCCCCATCGCGTTGAAGTCGCGCACGGTCTCATAATACACCTTGAAAAACTCGCTGGAGTTGAACACAGGTGCCCCCGGGTCATCCAGCGACCGTCGCAGCGCCTCCGTCGCACCGGGGCGCACGTGCAGCGCCATCCAGTACCGGTGCTTGCGTATCAGGCTCTGCAGGTACTCATCCAGGTCGgcgtcctcctccagccCGAAGTGCGaccacgccgccgccccgtGCACCGTGGTCCACCGTCCTGCCGCGtgctccgccgcccgcagcaATTCCGCGCTCATCCCCGCGTCCTCGTCCTGCACCACCATCAGCATCGGCAGCCGCCCCAGGTACTGCTGCTGATTCACCAGCACGCCCACATGCAGCGAGAAAACCACCAGCACCAGGCACGCCAGAAACAGCATGTTCGACAGAAACAAAACCAAAAGCCGCTTGCGTGCCAGGTATACCCGCGGCGACATGAACCGCGTCTTCAATCTCGCCAGCTTGCCCCCCAGCATCTCCCCGGAGCCCTCCCGCTCCGCGTTCTCCGGGTATTCGCCGAGGTACATCTGCACCGATTCGGTTCGCGAGTCATCTTCGAAGTCCGTACTCTCGTCTTCCTGCACGTTCATCGTACTTGTCAGCTCCCACGCGCCCTGCCGGTTACCCTCGGCTCATACAGCGCTATCCACTCCAATTGTTCATATATAACTCAGAGGTACGTATTCCGGGTTGCTTCTGTGTAGTGCGTGACctatcacgtgatgcaATCTGGCTCTTCGTGAACGGCCCCGCCCACGCGAACGGTACTAAAGCATTCTCCCGCACAGACCCGGAACCCGGCAAGACTATTGCCTTGTCATTTAGGCGCTGTTCTAAACGGCAGCTCGAAATGGTGAAAAATCGCGAACGCGGCTGTGGACTTCTGCTACCTGAAATTCGACCGCAGCAACCCGCCTACAAAGAGAAACGCAGAAGGAGTTGAGTCACAGAAGGGTTGGGCGCTAGTTTGAAAGGATCCCGAGTAATACTGCTGGAGTTCAAGACTATACAGTGGAGGCTTATGGTATGGCAGGCATAAAGTTGTCGAACGTGGGCCTTTTCCGGAGAAGAGACAAAGAGGCGGAGAggaaggaggaggaagaaGACTTGGATGCATCAGACTTCGAGGACGAACCTACACAGCCGAGAAAGCAGAAGTCGCGGCGGCCGAAGGACACGCGGTTCACGCAGCAGCGGATCGCGTCGGTGAACCACGTCGCGACGCCGCGGACGGTGGTGCCGGTGTACCTCGTGCTGGCGGTGGTGTTTGCGGCAGCGGGGGCGGtgttgctgctgcagtcGCGGCGGGTGGACGAGCTGATCATGTACTACCACGACTGCGAACGGCGGGCGCCGCGAGGGCGGTTTGCTGAGATGGCGGCGGAGGACTACACGCAGGCGTTCCACAAGATGCCCGAATTTGCGCGAGCGCCACAGTGGAGCTACGAGCCCGCCCGCGACGCGGCGGAGGACGGGGTGTGCCGGCTCCGGTTCCAGGTGCCGTACCTGTTGGAGGGGCCGATCTACGTGAGCTACTTGATCGAGAACTTCTACGCCAACCACCGGCGCTTTGTGCTCTCGTTCAGCGAGGAGCAGATAAACGGAAAGAACGCAACCTACAAGGACGTCTACGACTCGGTGGGCATCAACTGTCGGCCGCTCGTGGCGAACGAGGAGGGCAAGCTCTACTACCCGTGCGGGCTCATTGCCAACTCGATGTTCAACGACTCGTTTCCGTTTTCCCTCGAGGGCGTGGGCAGGACGCCGAACTACGTGTTGTCGGACCGCCATATCAACTGGTCCGACGACAAAAACCGGTTCCGGAACACGAAATACTCGCCGAAAGACGTTGTCCCGCCGCCTCACTGGCGGAAACGCTTCCCCGACGGCTACAACGAGAAAAACATGCCCAACATCGAGGAGTGGGAGGAGTTCCAGAACTGGATGCGTACCTCGACTCTTCCGAAGTTCTCCAAGTTGATCAGGCGCGGAGACGGCGCATTGTCTGCGGGACAGTACGAGATGAGTATTGGTCTCCACTGGCCTGTCGACGGCTGGAAAGGAGGCAAGAAGGCCGTGTATCTATCCACCACAACTTCCACGGGCGGCCACAATGACTTTTTGGGAATCGTGTACTTGGCCGGAAGTGGCATATGCTGTCTCATCGCGATATTGATTCTTGTAGCGCGGTTTTTTGGGGGCAGGAAGATCGGCGACCCTCGCTTTCTCTCGTGGAACAAAATCAAGTACTGAGTATCCCTCTATCAATACTCGCATGGTGCGCTGTATGTTACACTCGGCCAATTTAGACTATTCGATAACCTGCCGCGCTTTAAGCGGTGACTCAGATATTATATCCATTTTCCGTTTCGGATGACGTCTATCCGGATGACTCAAACGCTATATAATAACCAATCATTATGCCCTGCATTATTACGACTAC encodes the following:
- the LEM3 gene encoding Lem3p (Syntenic homolog of Saccharomyces cerevisiae YNL323W (LEM3)); protein product: MAGIKLSNVGLFRRRDKEAERKEEEEDLDASDFEDEPTQPRKQKSRRPKDTRFTQQRIASVNHVATPRTVVPVYLVLAVVFAAAGAVLLLQSRRVDELIMYYHDCERRAPRGRFAEMAAEDYTQAFHKMPEFARAPQWSYEPARDAAEDGVCRLRFQVPYLLEGPIYVSYLIENFYANHRRFVLSFSEEQINGKNATYKDVYDSVGINCRPLVANEEGKLYYPCGLIANSMFNDSFPFSLEGVGRTPNYVLSDRHINWSDDKNRFRNTKYSPKDVVPPPHWRKRFPDGYNEKNMPNIEEWEEFQNWMRTSTLPKFSKLIRRGDGALSAGQYEMSIGLHWPVDGWKGGKKAVYLSTTTSTGGHNDFLGIVYLAGSGICCLIAILILVARFFGGRKIGDPRFLSWNKIKY
- a CDS encoding SNG1 family protein (Non-syntenic homolog of Saccharomyces cerevisiae YGR197C (SNG1)), translated to MNVQEDESTDFEDDSRTESVQMYLGEYPENAEREGSGEMLGGKLARLKTRFMSPRVYLARKRLLVLFLSNMLFLACLVLVVFSLHVGVLVNQQQYLGRLPMLMVVQDEDAGMSAELLRAAEHAAGRWTTVHGAAAWSHFGLEEDADLDEYLQSLIRKHRYWMALHVRPGATEALRRSLDDPGAPVFNSSEFFKVYYETVRDFNAMGSVRKLMETLEANFRAYYLDTWLPGELRERANTIDLSSTGSNIVAAGSMRWSYVDLGPFYDPSLYGILQVGMIICLLLTFFQLAMISALHTELSLLLRTSHLLLYRYIVSYASYLLLSLFYSIVPIIYHLDMEKAYGRAGFLVFWMTTWLFMTALGGANENVISVIFEYCPRFVGFWLMFWIVFNITPTFYSLHLANDFYKYGYITPIYNARECYKVLLFDTDRGYLKVAYVVLVAWTVLNAALFPLALKIVNIKSGKQK
- the PPM2 gene encoding tRNA methyltransferase PPM2 (Syntenic homolog of Saccharomyces cerevisiae YOL141W (PPM2)) produces the protein MSSMPVHIERPAELTAKQRLQLEKKVRSMKYADLAVQGTNTSSIASKRSVERLYADVLGTKVQGSNGQPREYFKYFVSKPLRRSPCINRGYWLRLMAIRTSLRCIAEGTGQRDILVVNLGCGYDPLPFQLLDHTDDAQSEFDDRMSFVDVDYPDLIAKKLEIVKNTPELQHILGGAAGDAAGPVVYRTAKYMAAACDLNDSAAFGALTESFHPRSDEVVVFIAEVSLAYMRPERADAIIEACGRIPNSHFILLEQLLPAGEHSPFSRTMLSHFKSNDSPLQSVSSYPTISEQEVRFKRLGFKNVNAGDMHQLWRSLDKELVSKVQAVEPFDELEEFYLFCHHYIIAHATNDLSFRFGPKYAFPQVPQSPSKSCSSNSPMELVTAVDTDLLQRKFGASVVVDSDTILFSFGCLHNKLENILVMGDHDGAFKISKGPAPPARMCHTFTKLDDRTIFLVGGRQSPTKPLGDAWLLKLRDGEWHWEMCAPLMYPRFRHNCVNVGKGKALIYGGETDGATFLIYDCESNTYYEPVYPRTFPRKVSAAMCYDFQSNRGYILGGALDNMEVDDTLCTFAFDARTNSIEILETSSHPLYQRYGAKSVVREAGHMLIVGGVSPHMLFNDTTSIIEVELTTNKVNCLQIPSSLWKNHAQLLVGFELQIMSDGTVLIFGGGAVCYGFGAAWNGILRLGRETIAAIPLRIL